DNA from Dromaius novaehollandiae isolate bDroNov1 chromosome 12, bDroNov1.hap1, whole genome shotgun sequence:
TGATGAtgggctctctcctggctgccaccacGGAGGCCCCGGGCGAGTACTTCTTCTCCGATGGAATTAGGCTGAAGAAATACCGCGGCATGGGCTCACTAGATGCCATGGACAAGAACTTGGGCAGCCAGAACCGGTATTTCAGGTTAGAGATGGTGCTTTGGGGCAGCAGGTCAAGCTTTTGGGGCCTCTCTGCTTCATGAACTTTGTTTTCACCCCCATGCAGTGAGACGGACAAAATCAAAGTGGCACAGGGCGTCTCCGGGGCAGTGCAGGACAAGGGCTCTATCCACAAGTTCATTCCGTACCTGATTGCTGGGATCCAGCATTCCTGCCAGGACATTGGTGCCAAGAGCCTGACCCAAGTTCGGTGAGTGCTGCTTCTTGCTTGCACTTTGGTTAGGGCACAGTACTGCCATTTAGGGTCTCAGGGCAAGCTTCCCCAAGCCACGCTGCAGTGTTTGGCACCATCCAGCCTCCCTGTAGCCCCTCTTCCCTTGTCTCCAGTGGGTGCTGTGGGATGGACTTGCCAGCCCCAGGGATGCAAATGAGGAATATGGTCCCTTGCAGCATATTCTGCTGGCCTGGGCCTGAAACACTGGGCTGTCTCATGCTGCCTGGCTCTTAGAAGCGCAGCAGAGATCATCTTGGCCTCAGCTGGTAGAACCAGCGTCTGTCTGGTCTCAGTGCTCCGGTTGCTTGTGTGTCAGAGCACTCTCCAGGCTCTGGCTGACCTGTGACCAAGTGTCCTCCCTCTTCAGAGCCATGATGTACTCGGGAGAGTTGAAATTTGAGAAGAGGACGACGTCTGCCCAGGTGGAAGGAGGGGTTCACGGTCTCCATTCGTAAGTGCTCCTGCCGATGCTGCCGTCTCCCTGGGCTGGGTGTGCGAAGCAGCTTAGTGCCGTTGTGCCATGCTTGTTGTCTGGCCCTGGCCAGCAttcctcctgccctcctgcaAGAGGGCCCAAGTGGAGGAGCTGCTGCTTGCTGCCATTGTGCTGGGACCAGCCTGTCCCTTCCCCACCGTGGCCTGGCAGGCCAGCGGCTGTTCCTGACTGGGCCATTGGTCCCTTCCGTGGGACAGATGTGTCAGTGAAAGGGCTTTCTGGTTTGCTGCCTCTGGAGGCTCCCCTCACTCCCCTGTCCTCACAGGTATGAGAAGCGCCTCTTCTGAAGGAGGTCCATCCGTGTCTTGTCATCGTGCCACTCAGCCCTGTGCCACCCCGCACAGGAGCTGCTCTTGCTGCAGAAGTGCCATTGCTCTGTGGGCTGCCTGGAGCCCCCCCGTGTCCGTTGGCTGCTTCACCACCACCTGGGAGGGCCCGCCAGCCACCCAGGAACTGTGCTCCTGGGCTGGCGCCTGGAGCCTTGCAAGTGTTGGCCGTGTTTtacaataaaaaaggaaaagatgtgCAGTTGGCATGTGTCTGGATTCCAAGGTGATGAGCGCCGAGTCAGCCTGGAGCCCCTCTACCCTCTGTGCTGTGCTTACCCGTTCTTCCctgtctctccttttcctcttcccacaCCCCCAGGGTGCCCTCCATGCAGTACGTGGTGCTGCAGGTAGCACCCTTGAACAGCAGAGAGGTTACTGGCATGATCCAGATCCGTGGGCTTACTCAGATGCCACCTTCCCCTCCTCTCTGTGTGTGGCTGGGGCAGGAACCCTCCCCAGGGCTTCTGGGGCACTGGTTGTTCCCAATGCAACTCCAGAAACTCAGGAGCAGGTAAAAACgactgactgactgacttacCTCCAGCTCAAATCATTGCAGTTAGTACTGCTGCATGAGGGCTGGAGGGGCTCCCAGCAGCTTCATGAATACCTGACACTAATGCAAGGGCATCTGCAACTCCATCCGATTGCACAGTGCTAGCAGCAGCGTTAGATGCACAATCTGAGATAAGGGAAACACCAGCACTGGGTCCCAGGAAGCTGAGGGCGTTATTAGGCTCCCAGACTGTGTCATGATTGCATTATTTGGAAGGCCAGGAGGATGCTTAGCGAGGCTAAAGCTTCAGGGCTTGTGCAGGAGGGAAGGGCCAGCCCCATTACAATGCGCAAAGCAAACTTGCGGCGGTGGTCAAAATGATTCCAGGTCTTGGGCAATTTTTGGGCCACCAAACCTAGTGCAGGAGAGGTGGCTGAGCTGAGGAGAAACCTCATTCAATCAGGACAAACTTACAGAGACAGGCAGGCAAGAGGGGCAGGGGACAGAAGGTCTGCAAAGGGGCCCAAGCTGTCACACGGCTCACAGACACAGGCCTGCCTTGGGGCAACAGGTTCCTATGGCTGAGCTAAGAAAACCCACGCCTGCCCCCCTCCTGAGCCAGCCGCAGGAGTGCTGTGCTGCCCAGCAGCACGAGGAGCCGTGACAGTTTAACACCCCCAAGTAAGACACACCAGTCTCTCAGGCAAGTTTATCACACGGTGCGCAGAATCCCAGGTGCTGGGGACGCAGCAGCTGCCAGCGGAGCAGGTACCACCTCGGCAAAACCTCACGGCTTCGGGCGCAGTGCTGCTGGCCACGCTCGCCCCTTGCGTTGctcccagccccgctccagcGTGCCCGCAGCCCACCGCTGGGCGAGGAGGACAGAAAGCCCCGTGACTGGGGGGGCCAAGGGCTGAGCCCATGCGTCCACAAGGCCCCCCGTGCGCACAGAGCCACcgcccaggcagcagctggggtCTGCCGGTTTATTCCGAAGCAGTTTCCCGTCTGGAGCAGCGGCGGTCGGGGCTGTTCAGTCCGTGGCCGAGAGCACTAGCCGCCCCGGGGAGGGATGAGCCCGGCAGCCGCGAGGCGTTTTTCGCTTGTTAGGAAGTTGAAGGTCGCACATGCGTTCGGCTGTGGGATGAGACAAGGGCAGGAATGAAGGCCGGGCTGCTGCGCCCCACACGCAGGCCCCACGCTCGCCctcgggcaggacacagcccttCCCCACGGGGCAGAGGACCTCCCACCCTCCAAGCTTGCCCATCCCCAGGCAGGCAGAGCCCAGCCAACCCCCTCCCCAGAGCCCGCCGCCTGCGCGCGCCCCCTCCTCACCGTGTCCTGCACCTCCACGGCGATCCCGCACTCCCGCATCTGCTTGAGCACGGCGGGATGCAGCCGCTCCACCCGGTCTCCCGTGCCCAGCACCAGGATCTCTGCAACAGCACGCACAGCCGGACGGTGGGGGGGCGGCATTCGGGCCGAGAACGCCCCACGCCTCCCCCCGCCAGGCCCCAcgggggagccgggccccggcagcgccgcgtgGGCAGCACCGGCCCCACGTACCTATGCGGGGCTCCAGCAGCCGGAATAGCACCAGGCTCTCCTGCGAGATGTCCCTGTGGGAGCCGACCTGCGGGGACACCGGGGCGCTGAGCGGGGCAGGCCctgccgtggggcggggggcccCCCCACCCTGCCGTGGGGCACTCACGTTCCACTGGAGGATGGCGCGGGGCAGGATGGCGCAGGGCCCCACCACCAGGCTCCCGCTGACGGCGAAGCCGCGGCTGGTGTAGCCCTCGACGAACATGGTGTTGGGCGACTCGGGCTCCAGCACCGTCACCCGCGTCCGCTGGTACAGCTCGTCGTCCGCCGGCGTCAGGCGGTGAGCGCGGCTCGGCGCCCTGCGGGGGGGGCGGCTCGGCCATGGGGGGCCCGCGGCAGCGCCACGGCtgcccccccgccagccccacagTGACCCCCCTGCCAGCCCTCTCTCCTGGCCACCCCACAGCTaccccccgccagccccacagcaatccctgtggcagcctcaaaGTGGCCTCCAtcagccccgcagccccctcccctccccatatGGCTGCCCCATAGCTAccccctgccagccccacagccctctcCATTCCTGCCGCACAGCAACCTcctgccagccccacagcaaTCCCCATGGCTggcccccatcagccccacagcccccagccaCCCCACAGTTACACTCTCTCACTCCcgcagccccccctcccccccacatagctgccccacagctacccccTGCCAGTCCTACAGCCCTCTCCATTCCTGCCCCACACCTAacccctgccagccccacagccctctgTGTTCCTGCCCAACAACAACGCCCTGTAAGCCCCACAGCAATCCCCATAGCCACCTCAAAGTGAGCCCCACAGCCTCCCCCTTGGCTACCCCACAGCTatcccctgccagccccacagccccccccaacatggctgccccacagctaTCCCCTGTCAGACCCACAGCAATCCCCACGGCTGCCTCAAATTGACCCCCACCAGCCCCCCACCATGGCCACCCCACGGTTACACCCTCCCACTCCcgaaacaccccccccccacatagCTGCCCCACAGCTACTCCTTGTCAGCCCCACAGCCCTCTCCACTCCAGCCCCACAACAAGCCCCATGGCTGCCTCAAAGTgagccccacagcccccatggCTGTCCCACCGCGACTCCCCCTGTCAggcccacaacccccccacacgGCTGCCCCATAGCTACCCCCGCTCAGCCCCACAACCCTTCCCAcgtggctgccccacagccaccagccctCGGCCCCACAGCGACTACCCCCCCCTCGGCCCCACAGCCCCTTCCACGTGGCTGCCCCATAaccacccccccccaaccccatccCGGTCCTACCCGCTCaatgccgccgccgcccgcgggacCGCGCGGCCCAgctgccgcagcgccgccgccgccatggccgccgccgccccccccaccccggcgccGCCGGATAGGGCGGGGCCTCggctcgccccgcccccgcgccccgcccctgcccccccgctccctggcggcccccccgcgcccccccgcgccccgccccggccccacggccagccccacggATCGCTGCGGCCCCACGGACAGCCCCCGCCCCACGGCTGGCCCcgccctgcacccagccccacagacagCCCCGCCCCACACACAGCCACCGCCCCAGCCCCACGGATCGCTGCGGCCCCACTGGCAGCCCCCGCCGTGTCCcacatcacccccccccccagccccactggcACCGGCCGCCCTGaccccgccggcagccccagccccacagaccccgGCACACGCCGgaggccccagccccacggctgggCCTGGCCAACCCACGTTGACGGCTCTGGCCCCACTGACACCCCATCCCACGCTggcggccccagccccacggtgagGGTCCGACCCCCACGGACAGCCCCGGCCCCACGCGGTGGGAGCAGGGCTCGGCCAGGGGCTCCCGCCAGCCCCACAGCGTGGCGGGTCAGcgtggggccgtggggcggcaggtggcggcgcggccggggccccgTAACCGGAGAGGCGGTCGGCTGCGGCTCGGCGCCTGGTGCGCCCGGGGCGGGCTTTGGCCAGCGCCGGAGCAAAAGCGAAACCGGCTGTGCCGGGAAAGGGGAAGTGGCGGGGAGAGGCCGCGcgtggcccccgccgccccgcttcGCCGTGGGGACGCGGGGAGACGCCCCGCCGCCTgcgccccggccggcggcgcctggggggtcccggcccccggccccgcgcggggggggggggggggtgtccccggCACCCTGCTCCGGGCGGCACCGCCGCCGTGCCCCCGGGAAGGCTCCGCGCCGGCCGAGGCTGCTGCACCGGaggcggccggggcgccctgcccggggccggaGGTGAGAGGGGTCGCGCCGCGGGGCGGCTCCGCAGGCACTGCCCCCGAACCGGGGTCCCGTGCGGGGATTGCCCCCTCCGGCCTCGCTGCCCGCGCTGGGGAGGCGGGAGGCTGCGCCCGCCGGCTCCGCCATGTGCccgccggctgccccggggcggcgaggggcgcgcgaggggcgcggggcggccgccgcagccctcCGGCCCAAACCGAAACGCGTGGATGCTGGCAGCGTCGCCGGCGGGGGCCCGCTGGGCACGAGGGCTGTGGTGGTCCCACACccgtggggtgccccatgggTCGGCCGTGTCCGGCCTCATCCCATTCCCTGGGTGTGGGGCAATGCCAGCAGCCCCCTCATGGCACTCCCAGGGTCAGAGATCCCTGCGGGGCACTGGCTCCTGGGTGGAAATGGGGGGACGCCCCATGCACGGGACAGGGGGTGGGCAGCACCCGCCAAGAGCGCTGCGCAGCTCCCTGCCTTGCTGTGTGCTGGGCCCCACTGTGCACCCCCTGCGCCCCATGGCATGGctctgcccccaccctgcaccccatggcacggctctgctcccagcctgcACCCCACAGCACGGCTCTGCTTCCACCCCGTTCCCCATGGCAGGGGCCTGCACCCCCATGGCAGGaggctgctcccaccctgcacCCCATGGTGTGGCTCTGCCCTCCAACCCATGCCCCACACACTGCTGCCAGTCTGCACCCCACAAGACGGGTTCCCCCCCATTGGGGGGGCCCCGCTGCCATCAGCCCCAGGCTGAGCTCCCCCGTGGTGGGGCCATGActtcccctgccccagctccgCAGACTCTCGGGTTCCTGTTTGCATCTCCCCGTTTCTCCTCCCGCGCCGCTCGTGGGCCTGGCAGCCGCACCGGGGTAGGGGCTGGGGCACACGAGGCTGCCGAGGCCCCAcgtccccttcccccccgccaccCGCCGCAGGGCTGGCCCGCAGCCCGGGCAAGCCCTGGCACCGCGGGGGTTACCGGGAAGTCTCCCAGCCTCCGTAACCGGACCTGTTCCCATCACCCTGCCAGCGGCGGGGAGACGCCGGGCTGCCCCCAACCCCTGTGGAGCCACAGGCCCGGGCGGACGGCACGGCCCCCAGTGTGGGGTGCTGGCGGCGGGGGCTGTGCGGAGCCGGTGGGATCCCCCACTCTGCCAGCCCGGCACCCGGAGGAGGCTGGTTTCACTTCCCCGCTgggggagccgggcggcgcggagccaGGAGGCACCCAGGGCTGTGCCGTGCCTGTGCCGGGAGCCGCATGGCAGGTGCCGGGGCGGGTGCCCTCCTTCGGGGACGGCTCGGGTTTCCAGGGGCCGCTCCGACGGCACCAGATGCTCCAGCCCCACCGGGGCTTTGTTCAGCGCCGTTTCCTTTCGGCTCAGCCGCGCCGCCCTCTCCTTGGCGCCCGGCCCGCGGCAACggaggcagtggagggggggCCGTGGCACCACCCCGGCCTCTCCCGGCACCCCCGGACACAAGCGGCCCCTGCCCGGCGGTAAGTCGCCCTCCCCGGGGTGGTGGGGCAGCTCCCGGCCTGTCCGGCCCCGGCGCCTGCGCGGGCAACGGAATCCCAAAAGCAGCTGTCCCCGCTGCGCCCAGCTGCCCTGGGATTTCGTtacccgcgccgccgcccccgctcccgccccgctgcccccggccctcCTCGCCCACCACCCTGCAGCTGCCCCACTGCCCCGAGACGGGAAAAAGGGGCGCCCGGACCCTGCTTTGCTGTGcaaagcccccccccagggccggcGAGGCTCTCTGGCACTCGCGTGCTCCCCCCCCACTCCGGTCTAAAGATAGCAGCTCGTTTCCTGGGGAGAAACCGCCGGAGCGAGCGTGCCGCGTGGCTGCCGGCCGCAGCCGGGATGTGGCCTCCTGCGGCGGGGCAGCGAGGGCCGGCGCGGGTCACGAGACGCTGCGCCAGCTTCCTGCCGCCGCGAGCCGGCTGCCACGCAtagggcccccccccggctcgtgGCTTCCCCCCGGCACCGGCAGGGTGGGCAGCGACATGGGGAAGGTGCCCCGGCGGGATCCGGTCCCTGGAGAGAGATGGCTTTGGAATGACACGATCACTCCCGCTGAGCGGGCAGCGGAGAGCCATCGGGAATGTCGTGTCTGTCCAAAGCTTTTTCGGCGCCGCCGTGAGCCTCGTGTCGGGCGCGTGGCCCCGGCTTTCGCGGGGCTGCCACCGAGCCGCGTCCCCGGGCTGGGACCTGCCGCTTCGGACCCCCCGAGCGGCTCTGCCGGGGCAGCGGCCCGAGCCGAGGTCCAGGCGACTCCTCAGGCCGCGCCGCTGCGTGCCGGGCAGAGGCGCTGGGCAGCTCCCGCCCTGCAGACAGTCAGCAGTTGGTCTGGTGCGAGCAGCGAGTCTCAGATCACCTCTTGGCTGTGGGCAGTGCGGCGAGCACGCTGCCATGGAGGAGCCTGGCCCTGCGGCAGCCCGTGCGGGCGTTCTGGGCCCCTGGAACCGCTCCCTGGGGAAGGTGCTCCCCTGCAAGGCTCCTCTCGTGCAGCGGCACGGCTCCTGCTGCCAAACCCCCGGCGAGGAGCGCCAGGCCTCGAGGGCGGCCGTCGGGGCTCTCCAGGCGCCCCCGGACCGTCCAGACCTCACCGGCTGCGCCACCGCCGTCCCGGGGCTTCGCTCGCCGCGGCCCGCCGCACCCAGCatggccgcgccgcgctgcccgccacGCCCAGCATGGCGGCCCCGCGCCCGTTACCCCCAAGA
Protein-coding regions in this window:
- the NDUFAF3 gene encoding NADH dehydrogenase [ubiquinone] 1 alpha subcomplex assembly factor 3, giving the protein MAAAALRQLGRAVPRAAAALSGAPSRAHRLTPADDELYQRTRVTVLEPESPNTMFVEGYTSRGFAVSGSLVVGPCAILPRAILQWNVGSHRDISQESLVLFRLLEPRIEILVLGTGDRVERLHPAVLKQMRECGIAVEVQDTPNACATFNFLTSEKRLAAAGLIPPRGG